Proteins encoded by one window of Chloroflexota bacterium:
- the queF gene encoding preQ(1) synthase — translation MTVDKYATRRYDIEGEEAIDVGVLEAIAFQYPESATEVVYETDEFTFVCPWTGLPDFARLAIRYMPGSLLVELKSLKYYLTSYRNVGILQEHAVNRVLQDLVQLLKPISMVVEAEYKERGGLKTKTAARYYRDTGKEVADES, via the coding sequence ATGACGGTTGATAAGTATGCCACCAGAAGATATGACATAGAGGGCGAGGAGGCCATCGATGTGGGGGTGCTGGAGGCAATTGCCTTCCAGTATCCGGAGTCGGCAACGGAAGTCGTCTACGAGACCGATGAGTTCACCTTCGTTTGCCCCTGGACGGGACTGCCTGATTTTGCCCGGCTGGCGATTCGTTACATGCCGGGCAGCCTGCTCGTCGAGCTGAAATCGTTGAAGTACTATCTCACCTCCTATCGCAACGTCGGCATACTGCAGGAACACGCCGTCAACCGCGTCTTGCAGGACCTGGTACAGCTTTTAAAACCCATCTCCATGGTGGTTGAGGCGGAATACAAGGAGAGGGGTGGGCTGAAAACAAAGACAGCCGCCCGATATTATAGAGATACAGGCAAGGAGGTCGCAGATGAAAGTTAG
- the ispD gene encoding 2-C-methyl-D-erythritol 4-phosphate cytidylyltransferase: MSEEKKEKVGAVIVAAGKSERMGGMDKMFASLGGQPLLLRTTRPFQQCSRIDQIVVVVSGERETMCRHLVTGPAWSKVSDVCLGGKRRQDSVAEGLKRLADCDWVVIHDGARPLVTVELIERGLEAARETGAAVAAVPVTDTIKVSDEDRTVHETPPRRNLWAVQTPQVFSTKVIGEAYEKADDDVTDDASLVERLGYKVKLYMGSHDNIKITTPDDLALAEMLWQKHGR, from the coding sequence ATGTCGGAAGAGAAGAAAGAGAAAGTCGGCGCGGTTATCGTTGCCGCCGGTAAAAGCGAGAGAATGGGCGGCATGGACAAAATGTTCGCCTCGCTCGGCGGGCAGCCACTTCTGCTCCGCACCACTCGCCCCTTCCAGCAGTGCTCCCGGATTGACCAGATTGTGGTGGTGGTGAGCGGGGAGAGAGAGACAATGTGCCGCCATCTGGTCACCGGCCCTGCCTGGTCCAAGGTCAGCGATGTCTGCCTGGGAGGGAAGCGACGCCAGGACTCGGTGGCCGAGGGCCTGAAACGTCTCGCTGACTGTGACTGGGTGGTCATTCACGACGGGGCGCGCCCGCTGGTTACCGTGGAACTTATCGAGCGGGGATTGGAAGCGGCAAGAGAGACCGGCGCCGCAGTGGCCGCCGTACCGGTAACGGACACGATTAAGGTCTCAGATGAAGACAGGACCGTGCACGAGACGCCACCACGTCGAAATCTATGGGCGGTGCAGACTCCACAGGTATTCTCTACTAAAGTGATTGGCGAGGCCTATGAAAAAGCGGATGATGACGTCACCGATGATGCCTCTCTTGTGGAGCGGCTGGGCTATAAAGTGAAGCTCTATATGGGCTCACATGATAATATTAAAATAACCACGCCCGATGACCTGGCGCTGGCGGAGATGCTCTGGCAGAAACATGGCAGGTAA